Part of the Quercus lobata isolate SW786 chromosome 6, ValleyOak3.0 Primary Assembly, whole genome shotgun sequence genome, TATTGATGAATGATTACTGACAGGGTATATTTCTGcccttgtaatttttgttgataTTGGTTACTTCCCTTTCGGTCATTCTGTAGCTTTAGTTCTTTGTCTTTATGTATTATTGATAAGTATTTTTTCCCCTTGTATAGTAGGAGGAAGGAAGGTCGCATTTTGTATAGGAGGCAGttttttggatatattttgGAAACGTTTTTGTGCAGTAACTACCTTCTCTGCTGCCTCTATGgcttactatatatatatatatatatatatatataattatgaagATGTTCTAGTATTTGTAGCAATGCTTGCTGTGTGGTTCTAGAAATTTACTTGATGTGTGGAATGGTTGGCAGGTTTAATATGTGTTTAGATTGACTTTTATATGCCTCAGTTTTCTTGAGGCAATTTTGAGGTACTGCCCAATGCCCAGGCCCTTAGGCTTAggcaattttgaaaatatttgttacCTGTATTGTATGGATGATTAacaagtggtaaaaaaaaatggtattttgtggttttttattttttggatatttgCCCAGGTTTTACATGCTATTGAGGTTTAACAGGTggtaaaaaatgacattttgtgtgtttttatttgtttgctaTTGTGCCTAGGTTTTACTGTGTATTTTTTTGTTCCCAAATGTCAATACATGGGTACTAGGAAGTATAAATTTGGATTGATATTGCTTCAAGCTGATCTTGAAGGCCCATTTAAAGGGTACTGGCTTACTAGGAAATATTAATTTGGATAGACATTGTTTCAAGCAGAGCTTGAAGGcccattttaaaagaaattaagtaaaaaagagGCCCAATCTGATATGACAAGattcaaaaacttttaaatcCTTATAATTTAGAAAGCCCAATAATTTTGGCCACAaaggcccaaaaaaattaaatccattaAAATCTACAAATTTGGTCAATCTGTGGTCCAGACCTGCCAAATCGTTGAATCTGACCCGCCCCAACTGGTGACCCGAATCAATGGGTTCGACCCATATGTTCGGTTAAGTGCAGGTCAATTTTCCAATGACTTGACCCAATCGGGTCGAGTACGGGTCAGGCCCAAACTCGGGCCGATCTAACTCGTGGACAACCCTAATGAAAGGTTAGGATTTTAAGAATTCTATATGGTAGAGTACTCTAGGAAATCTAAAAGATCTTGATCCACAGGGCATGACCCACGCATTTGAGCACACGTGCAAATCCAGaccaaataaaatttcagtcataaattgtaatttttaggCCTTAAAATTATTGTCCACATATAAACTTTGAAAATCAAAAAGGTTGGAAAAATTTAACTAACATTGCCCTTTTAAGTCTTAAAGGGATCCACAACGCTTCTTTTTTAAGAAGTGAATGAATAATGGTAAAGACTCTTTAACTTTAATATTCCAAGTTAGGTGGAATAAACCTGAGTTTGGCTGGATGAAGCTTAATACAGAGAGCTCTTCATTGGGCAATTCGCGAATGACTAGTGGAGGGGGCTTAATTTGAGATCATAAGGGTTTCACCCATTCCATAGGGGTGGTATCTCCTATAGATGCCAATGTTTGGGCTTTTAGAGATGGTTTAAGGCTTTGTATTAGTTTAAATCTCTTGGCTGTTGAAATAGAGCTTGATGCTAAAGTTGTGCTTGGTTGGATTACTGAAGAATTTAATAGCAACTTACATCATGCGTCTCTTATCTTGGATTGCATGACTCTTAttatccaaattcttcaagtgAGGATGAAGCATTGTTATCGCGAAGCAAACAAATGTATGGATGCTTTGGCTAGAATGAGATCATCTTCAAGTCAagattttatggtttttgatagTCTGCTTGTAGATTTATATATGCTTTATTTTATGACGCTGTTGCTTTGTATTATGAGAGGTAGCGACCTCCTTACGCTGGCTTTGTTTAGCTTCTTTTAAAGCATTTCAGTTTtaacaattgaaaaaagaagaagaaagattaaCTTTGATACTAATAGGGAAAAATCTAAACATCTGAAAAAGAAGATTGAACATCCGCTTGGCAAAAAAATAGCTACGTAAGAGCATAAGCAACGGTATGGCTAAATGCCAATGTAAGCTCCTTTTACCATTCTTTTACCATTCAGCCCAAAATGTCCCCTCCATTGAGTGTTGTAAAATGCaactattgtaaaaaaaaatacaattgtgCTATAGTGTGGTTCTACATGTAGAACCGCACTGTACAATTGTCCcctcttatctctctctctctgtctcatTCTGACTCTCAGTtcctctctctgtctctcacaACAGCTCCTCCCTCCTCACTCCTTCTCTCACATCTCTCTCGTTCAAAGCTTGTACCAGTgctgggttttggattttggaggttGGACCGACATGGATTGGCGGGCTGGGTTTGGATCAGTGGGTTTGAATCAGTGGATTTGTTGATCGGTGGGTGGATCGGTTAGGTTGATTGTCAGTAGCTTCGATGGGTTTgcttttggtttgggtttgatcTTTCTAAATGGGTTTgcttttggtttgggtttgatcGTTTGTTTTTGGTGGATcggtttggattgggtttgaTTGTTTTCCAATGGTggattggtttggttttggtttgatggTGGTGGCGTTGCTTTAGGGTggtggattttgattttggctgGATTTTGCTTAGCAGAGGTGGGTGGTGTGACTGAGAAATTGgacagtggtggtggtggtgggtggctgagagagagagaaatagagatcaaagaaagaagtgagAAATGtatttatattgttttaatatgtagtatggtaaaataaaagttgggatgatggtgtattgtaaaatagtattgtataattgataaagtagctttttaagatggtaaaatatGATAGAATTGGCATGAGCcattgtggatgctctaactAGGCAAAAATGGCGCACTATcactatttagcaaaaaatttagtaatCTACCACTGTTTTGGAAATATGTAAGGATCTACCActtttttggaacttgagtttatgaaacttgaatttgttgtgagactcgagttccataaaatcgagttttttgaaaaaatatactctgaaaaattttgaaaattttttatgatactTTAGTTAAATTGCAacatagtttataaaaatatgctATTTGGCTAAAAACTAGCTACGTAACTAAATAATTTGAGAAGAGAATTTTTGATagtatttttaggaaaaactaaatatttggcccaaaaaaaacaaaaaaaaaagccagtATTTCTATTTCACTCATCAAATTCAAATACACAGTTTCTACTTTCTATACaaaaattagggaaaaaaaaagtagtgttaTAGTTCGCAAATTACAAAAGGCGAAGGCAATTTGTGTTGAAGCAACCCAAGTTCACGGTCCCGAGCGACTCAACCCCTGACGAGCCGCGACGAGCCCAGGCTCGACCCTCAAGGCCTCTTGGAAAGCCTCCCTAGCCTCTTCTCTCATTCCTTTCCTTTCGTAACACTCTCCCAACAAACAAAACGCCGTCGCTTTGTCACTAATCCCACTCAGCCTCACCGCCTCGACCAAATCGTCCACGGCCGAGTCAACTCGCCGCTTCCGATTCATGGCCAGCTTCAACTCGGCCCTCGTCACAAGCGCGTCCCCACGCGCGCTCTCGGAGAGCGACCTCACGCGCGGCGGCGACAGGGCTAGGTCTAGGGATCGAATCGCGGAGGCCGTGTGGCCCATGAGGTGTAGAGCGTGAGCTTTGAGGAGGTGAGGGGTTGGGtcctttggagagagagagagggcttTCTCGGCTTCGATGAGAGCGGACTTGGCGTGGGCCTGGGATTGGGCCCGGTGGTGCGTGGATCGGGCCCGAGCGAGGAGGTGGGACCCTTGGACGAAGTGGCGGTTGGTGTGGAGAGCGGCTCGGTTCTTTGTTCGGAGCTTGTTTAGAGCTTGTCTTGGGAGTTTGTGAACCGCGACGAACATTGCTAGGGTTAGGAGTAGCAAAGCCAATTGGATCACAATCTCAGTCGCCATTACcgttctctctttctctatctctctactcttttttttttttttttgggagaacaGTTCAGAAAActttattaaactaaaaaagaagTACACGTATAAAGAAAACTTGTATAAGTCCAAGGCCAGCTACATGCAGCTTGCCATAGACTGAGGCTACACTACCGAGCACGCCCTCCAAATGAAATTTCTTTCTATGAAGTTGACTTAAATTGCGATAATCTGGATTGTCCGTATCGAAGAGGACAACAATGGTATATCCTGAATTTTGGGCCAAGGTTCTAACTGGGATCGTTAAAACTAATTTTGTGCATACACACTAGCTACGTGACCATTTTTTAAGATTTGAGTTCCGTCAAAAAAATCATGAGATGATATTAGAAGCTTGAATCCCAAAAGTGTGAgatcttttttttggtaaaagggGATGTATTACTGAAACTAACCAGCCAAAATAGCCTCAGAACAGATTCTGTTTTAAGTGATCATATAATCAATACTCAAGAGAAATGCTATGCTCATTGATCACTACATTTTTCACAGTACTGTTATACCAAATTATGGGGGGTAAGTTACCGGGTTCTAATTTAAACATGTTAGATCTAATTTAAATCTAtaactgaaattacttttttttattactagtcacttatgatttgttgggAAAATATTATAACCATAtcatttttcattaattaataaatataataaattgtaaattacacctctaaatttgggatatttgaattttacaccgtaaaattttagaatttagaatttaCTTCCTGAAGTTTggactgtttggattttaaatcctaacatttcagaatttgaattttatttcctaaagtttggggtgtttggattttacactcttAAATActaaaactttagggagtaaaatccaaacaccctaaaatttatgaattaaaattcaaattctgaaatattaaggtataaaatccaaacactcccaaatttcagagggtaaaatccaaattttgaaattttagaatttaaaatctaaacactcccaaactttagAGAGTagaatccaaattctgaaatttcaggatataaaattcaaatacccccaaactttagggtgtaataTGTTTTTGTCACATAactaatatatttgtaaaattaacttaatggcaaaaaccccctAATTATCTAAAACTCGATGCCATTACTATAGTTTGcttgtttttaaaattgagtATTGTAAAGACTTTTATGGCTTAATTAGTACTTTCTCTTTCCGTTTCAATAGAAAAGTCCTCGTCCTCGAGGCACTCTTGAGGATGTAATTTGATTTCGTGATTAAGGATTGTGAGTCTGTACTTAACACACAGGAATTTTATCAAATAGTGCTTGTGTTTCACTAATTTGAAGACAGTAACATAAATATCGCGAGGTTTGAACTATATTATCACTCTGTGGTTTATTCTGTTTCATCATCTATTAATCTCTATGCAGTAAGTAGCTTTCTTGCAGTGAAGTAAGCAAACGACTACACTATTAAGCTTTATACTATTCTATAGAGGAAATATAAGGAAGAATATGAGTGTTGGTTGCCTCATTTCTGAAATCTGAGCATTATTTATCCTTGAGTCTCAACTATTACGGTATTACCAACAGTTTCTTTAAGCCACATTTTTGTCCTGACCTCAATTCTTTGGGAAATATCATATGTTTGATGTGTTATCATTCGTATCTTGATTTTAGGATTAGTTCCTGAATTGTgctattattcaaattttttaaggaaaaactcTAGCGACATATCTAAACTCACATCCAAATCTATTATAAGTTTGTGTCAATTGATgcatcaaattaatattttcactaaATACCGTGATGGTCTCACGTGTAAGTATTATAATCTAATCACAAGTTGACACTCATGTATGCTGTCAAATTAGATATAAACTTGGGTTTGTGTTTAGGCTgattgtttgtaattttataaccACCGGAGTTAATTGTACTACCATCCGTCACATGTTTAATTTGCATGTCACGTCACCATATGTCAtctgttttaaaattttatttttatacaaacaAGAAATGACTACTAGTACTAgaaattaattttgtcaacattgtttctcaaaaaagaaaaaaaattgtcaacattattgcaataatatacatacataccgAGTACTAGTTTATACAAACTGGGAATTGAAGCTGAAACCTGAAACACATTCAAACTTTTAAGCAAATTGTTGGATTTCCAATTTTGGAAATTGCAATAGAAAACACCCTGTACACAAATTGTTTTTCCCTACAGTTTCTCGTGGAGAGTTTTTCCCAGTAATCGTGTGCTCTATAGGTTTAGGACAGACAACGATGCTTAATGTTGAAAGCCTGAGGAAACATACTAGTAGCTGGTAAAAAAAACTTCACCCACGGAACTGCTGGGCCATACAATTTTATAAGTCTCACAAAAGCAATTTACAGGAAGGAACTCTTGCAGCTGCAGCAGAAGTGACAATAGAACAGAATTTGAGGATTAATTACTCCATCACAAGTTGCCTGTGACGATTGAGGTCGTTGAGATAGTTTGTGCAAGTATAATCTTCCAGGTCACTAGCACTGAAAAGGTGTGATCTGGCTTCTGTAAACTTTTGTTTCAGTTCAAGAGGTCCATCATCAGCCTTTAGTAGCTGCACAAGCTGCAGTCCACAACTTTGCATCAGTAATCAAATCTTGCAGCTTGATCATGAGGAAGTTAAAATTAGCCTGATACAGAAAAGATGGCATATTTTCATACCCGGTTCATGTCAGGACGCATGGAAGGTAAGTGGTGGATGCACATTGAAGCCATGTACATAGCGCGTCTCATCTCACTAACATCATATGCATCTCCTAACCGAGGATCTGCTAATTCCTTAATATTATTCGTGTCCAGCAGCGGTTTTGCCTGTACATCACCAAAAACTAAATGAGTAGTCATTTATCTTTGTCAAAAGTATTTCGTACAAAGATATTAGCAAATAGGAAACACAAAGCCCAAATATAGGTAGACAATCAGTCTTGGTGCCCTCAAAATGTTTTATGAACGAATTTTGTAGCCTGACATGATTATCCCTATAACCATTGATTGGACCTCGCTCACAAAAGTTTCAGCATAAACAAAACCATACCCAGATGACAAGGCTTTGTCTACTTGAATCAACAGCACGGCGGCCAGTTATGATCTCCAGTAATAAGACTCCAAATGCAAATACATCAGTTTTCTCATCAACAATCCCATGCATAAAGTATTCTGGGGCCAAATACCTgaagttcataaaaaaatttgtaagccCAGATGACTATAAACTTTTGAAATGAGAAACGCTTCTAACAAATCATTGAAACTGATGCTTAACCCGAATGTGCCCTCAATAGGGAAAACAACATGGTGAGCCCATTTTTCTGGCAGCCACTTTGCGAGTCCAAAATCAGAAATCTGCAAGTTACAGGCGAAATCACAAACTCCAACTTATCCCATTTTAGGGACTACATTATACATAAATGTCAAATTTAACCCTTGAGAAGTAGCAAAGATACCTGAGCATCGAAATCTTGGGTGAGTAATACATTGGAGGCTTTGATGTCTCTGTGAATAATTCGTCTGTTGCATTTGTGATGGAGATATTGCAATCCTTCCGCCACCCCTACAGCCACCTTAAACCTTATCTTCCACTCCAGACACTCAGATGAACCTGAAATGCTGAATGTCTCTTCATCAGCCAAATAAATCTATAAGCATtggcttactttgtttttcttataaCTAAACTAGTTCATTTGTGGTCGTATTTTATACAATCCTTCTCAAACATCTGCTGCCATCAAACTGTTTTAAGTCTTAGTGGTTCCAAAGGAAGAATTCCCATCACTTCAAGCTTTGCCTAGTAGAGAAGCAGAGATGCAGCAGATGTGCAGCAGATGTGGCAGAAACACATATTGCTATTTATGTTCACTGTATGTGGACTAAAAACAATCATACAAGTAGAAAGGAACAGAAACATCAAAGTAAAGAGATTGGGACAGCACCGAATAACAGAGAAGCCAGGCTGCCGTGCGGGGAATATTGAAGGACAAGATGCAGACCACCATCTATCCCGAAACCAAGCAATCGAGCAGCATTGGGATGGTCTATGTGTGCAATAATTCCAACCTCAGACAAGAATTCACGTATTCTATCCTcgtctttcttctctttctttgttatCTTTTTAACTGCTACAACTTCACCATCAGATAAGCACCCTTTGTACACCTCTGCATGCCCCCCTTTTCCAATCAAGTTCT contains:
- the LOC115950550 gene encoding uncharacterized protein LOC115950550; the protein is MATEIVIQLALLLLTLAMFVAVHKLPRQALNKLRTKNRAALHTNRHFVQGSHLLARARSTHHRAQSQAHAKSALIEAEKALSLSPKDPTPHLLKAHALHLMGHTASAIRSLDLALSPPRVRSLSESARGDALVTRAELKLAMNRKRRVDSAVDDLVEAVRLSGISDKATAFCLLGECYERKGMREEAREAFQEALRVEPGLVAARQGLSRSGP
- the LOC115993616 gene encoding receptor-like cytosolic serine/threonine-protein kinase RBK1, with the translated sequence MYGGGNDSDHSGSSNSFSSSSCVSPTSQKSMVGQSQSQSQSHGGGSQWKSVIDGLKKKSMRRLSTISSFTASYDLSRKNYLRRKLARIRSAEDGIQCGEDHEIPIPKPSWRNFDFAELAAATDNFSSENLIGKGGHAEVYKGCLSDGEVVAVKKITKKEKKDEDRIREFLSEVGIIAHIDHPNAARLLGFGIDGGLHLVLQYSPHGSLASLLFGSSECLEWKIRFKVAVGVAEGLQYLHHKCNRRIIHRDIKASNVLLTQDFDAQISDFGLAKWLPEKWAHHVVFPIEGTFGYLAPEYFMHGIVDEKTDVFAFGVLLLEIITGRRAVDSSRQSLVIWAKPLLDTNNIKELADPRLGDAYDVSEMRRAMYMASMCIHHLPSMRPDMNRLVQLLKADDGPLELKQKFTEARSHLFSASDLEDYTCTNYLNDLNRHRQLVME